One window from the genome of Microbacterium sulfonylureivorans encodes:
- a CDS encoding cation diffusion facilitator family transporter, whose translation MHDHANASEGGIRGASNRRLLALSLAITTVVMIVQVVGAALSGSLALLADAAHMFTDAAALVIALVATSVAARPANDRRTFGYQRAEVFGALVNGVILIVLSVWVAVEGVQRLLDPGEVEVAGGLMLAVAVVGLIANGVAMWLLSSAQRRSINVRGAYLEVLGDLIGSAMVIVAAIVIVTTGWVQADAIASLVIAAMIIPRAIGLLREVVSVLAESAPQGTHVRDIREHILSTPGVVDVHDVHVWQLTRGAPVFTAHVVVDDAAMRDGSASGILSTLQSCLSEHFDVEHSTFQLEPAGHVEHDAHA comes from the coding sequence GCACGATCACGCGAACGCCTCCGAGGGCGGCATCCGCGGGGCGAGCAATCGCCGGCTGCTCGCGCTCTCGCTCGCGATCACGACGGTCGTCATGATCGTCCAGGTCGTCGGCGCCGCACTCTCGGGATCGCTCGCGCTGCTCGCCGACGCCGCGCACATGTTCACGGATGCCGCGGCCCTCGTCATCGCGCTGGTGGCCACGTCCGTGGCGGCGCGGCCGGCGAACGACCGCCGAACGTTCGGGTATCAGCGCGCCGAGGTCTTCGGGGCGCTCGTGAACGGCGTGATCCTCATCGTGCTGTCCGTGTGGGTCGCGGTGGAGGGAGTGCAGCGCCTCCTCGATCCGGGCGAGGTCGAGGTCGCCGGCGGACTCATGCTGGCGGTGGCCGTCGTCGGGCTGATCGCGAACGGGGTCGCGATGTGGCTGCTGAGCTCGGCCCAGCGGCGCAGCATCAACGTGCGCGGCGCGTACCTCGAGGTGCTGGGCGATCTGATCGGCTCTGCGATGGTCATCGTCGCTGCGATCGTGATCGTCACGACGGGGTGGGTGCAGGCCGACGCGATCGCATCGCTCGTGATCGCCGCCATGATCATCCCGCGCGCGATCGGCCTGCTGCGCGAGGTCGTGTCGGTGCTCGCCGAATCCGCACCACAGGGCACGCACGTGCGCGACATCCGTGAGCACATCCTCTCGACTCCCGGCGTGGTCGACGTCCACGACGTGCACGTATGGCAGCTCACCCGCGGCGCGCCCGTCTTCACCGCCCACGTGGTGGTCGACGACGCCGCGATGCGCGACGGGAGCGCCTCGGGCATTCTGAGCACGCTCCAGTCGTGCCTCTCCGAGCACTTCGACGTCGAGCACTCGACGTTCCAGCTCGAGCCCGCGGGGCACGTCGAGCACGACGCCCACGCCTGA